The sequence TGTGTTCTATGAGGCAAGTGTAGCGGGAGGAATACCGATTATCCGCACACTCATCGAAGGTTTTTCATCGGACAAGATCATGAAGATTATGGGGATTGTAAATGGAACGACCAATTACATACTGACAAAAATGAGCCAAGAGGGCGCAACCTATAGCGATGCGTTAAAGGAAGCTCAGGAGCTGGGTTATGCAGAATCTGATCCAACCTCTGATGTTGAGGGATTGGATGCCGCTCGCAAAATGGCGATTCTGGGTACCCTTGGTTTTCGCACCAACGTTGAGTTGCGAGACGTTAGTGTAAGTGGAATCTCTGGAGTCAGCAAAGAGGATATTGCTTTTGCTAAGCGCCTTGGGTATGAAATGAAGTTGCTGGGTATCGCAGAACGCCAGGATGAAGAATTTAGCATCAGCGTTCAGCCAACCATGATCCGGGCGAGTCACCCGATTGCTTCAGTCAACGGAGTATTCAATGCAGTTTATGTGTACGGTGAGGCAGTAGGGGAGACAATGTTCTACGGAGCAGGTGCGGGCGCAATGCCTACTGCAACCTCTATCGTGGCGGATCTGGTAGCAGTCATCAAGAATCTTAAGCTGGGCGTTAACGGATTGAAACACATCGTGCCTTACAAGCAGAAGAAGCTGAAGAGTGACGAAGAAATATTCTTCAAAAACTTTCTGTTGCTATACGTTGATGATAAAGCGGGTGTGCTTGCTAAGATTACACAAGTATTTGCAGAATACGATGTCAGTCTTGACTCTGTCGTTCAGCAAGCCAACAAGAATAATCCTAACGCGGAGATCATTATTGTTACACATGATGCCAGCAAAGCGAGTATGAATAAAGTACTGCGACATTTTGAAGAGCTGAAGGTAATTCACCGTATTAAGAGCCACTATCGCGTAGAAGGATAAATGAGCAAGAGTATTCCGATAAAAAGAATAAGGAGATCGCACCTGTTATGAGTAATTATGGAAGGTCAAGGGTTAAAGTGCCTGCCAGTACAGCTAATCTCGGCCCGGGTTTCGATACACTCGGCATGGCTTTATCCATTT comes from Paenibacillus sp. 19GGS1-52 and encodes:
- a CDS encoding homoserine dehydrogenase — its product is MKPVKVGLLGLGTVGTGVVRIVEGNQEDLSSQVGSPIIIERIAVKNLEKPRDIEVDASKITTDPWEVIRDPEIDVIVEVMGGIEGTKEYILEALERGKHIVTANKDLMALHGSEILAKAQEKQCDVFYEASVAGGIPIIRTLIEGFSSDKIMKIMGIVNGTTNYILTKMSQEGATYSDALKEAQELGYAESDPTSDVEGLDAARKMAILGTLGFRTNVELRDVSVSGISGVSKEDIAFAKRLGYEMKLLGIAERQDEEFSISVQPTMIRASHPIASVNGVFNAVYVYGEAVGETMFYGAGAGAMPTATSIVADLVAVIKNLKLGVNGLKHIVPYKQKKLKSDEEIFFKNFLLLYVDDKAGVLAKITQVFAEYDVSLDSVVQQANKNNPNAEIIIVTHDASKASMNKVLRHFEELKVIHRIKSHYRVEG